TTATATAAACTAATCACAAAAAAATGCTAAGGGaaatttacaaaactaatctaatgTGGAGGCCGATTTACATTTTTGGACTCATTTCAACACATGCTACCAAACTATGCACTtacaatatatgtttttcaaaaataccttcagtatatatatatataactaataacataatacaaaattacaatccAAATTTCATCTCTTTATTTTCTCATCTCCTTTCATTCAAACTTCATTTCCAACACCACTTTCAAGAATCAAGCCAAGTTTCTTATTGATTTCCAATATCATGTAAGTCTTTTGTTGAttttaaatacataaaaatcaaatataatttGTAGTTATATGTAGTTGAAGTTAATTCTAAATTAGTCGAAATTTTCAATTCGCAATTTATGATTTTACTATGCAATCCGCGAATTGCGAAGTAATTTAACCTAGTTTTCTTCATTTCGGATGTCGTCAATTGCGAACTTCTTAGCCTAATTGCGAACAAACAtttaacattattattatttcgcaATTTGAATAAATTGCGTCTCGCATTTTATGAATTGCGAACGTCTAATCATAATTGTAAACTACCtattgtggtttttttttaacTGAAAATTGGGACGCACAGGCAgtccggacatcccaactaggttggcacccccggcTCAGCCTGCAACCCTgatattattaagaaaaaagaaagaagaatacaGAGGGAggagaaagaatgaaaaaatagaaagaaaaagcaaaagatTACAGAAAACGAATGTGAGCTACGTTACATAAATCATCAAAGGCAAATCCTTGACAAGGAGGCGGAGCAGAGGACCACCATAGTGCGGAATCAGCAGATTGTCCGATGCTTGCAAGTCGATCCGCCGCTTGATTaccttcacgaaaaatatggGATGCCCTCCAGTTCATTTTCGAGAGCTTTTGAAGACAGAGATGCCATATTTTCCTGATTCGCCAGGGCACTTCAGAGGACATATTATTGATGAGGTTAACTGCGTATGTGGAGTCCGATTCAATCCACAGGCTTCTCCAATTTCTATTCCAGGCCTCATCGACAGCCTTGATGATGGCGTGCAGTTCAGCAATATGCGCGGGGCAATTCTGCAGGGGAGATGCAAAACAACCAATAACGAAGCCTCTACTGTTTCTGAATATTCCTCCAATACCCGCATTCCCATTGTGGCTCGAGGCACCATCCGTATTAATCTTATACCAGTTAGCCGGTGGGGGCAACCAGCGGACAATTTTAAAGTTTGGTGCAGGAGGGGGTCGTGATCGTGCAACGGAGTTTGCAGCGCATTCATTGATTAGATGCAGCAGCTTGTAATGAATCATTTGGATTGAGGGGAGCTCTTCATTGAAGATTGCATTGTTCCTAACAAACCAGATAAACCAAACACAAGTGACAGCAGAAAAGAGCCATCGCTGTCTGCGATTTTTGCTAGTTTGAGCACAACTGATCTGATAGCAGACATCATTCAAGGAAAACAGCGGGCACCTTACCATGTTATCGCAGCAAATGAGCCTCCATAGGCTTGCGGAGATCCTACAATTGAAAAACAGATGTTCTGTGCTCTCTTCATTTTCTTTGCAAAGAACGCAGCGTTGAGCCATAGAGATTCCGCGGGCTTGAAGTTTGCTCTGAACCGCTAGCTATTGTGGTTTAGTTGTTTCACAATTACCAAAATGTGCATTGAGTTTGCTAAAATGCGAAGTTAATTCCACCTAGTTTTCTTCACTTCGCATATCACGAATCGCGAATCTACTAGCACAATTACGAAGTAACTTTTAACATTACTATTTCGCAATTTGAATAAATTGTGATCCATTTGATAAAATTGAATGTCGCATTTTAGGAATTGCGAACTTCTAATCACAATTGTGAACTACCCATTGTGGTTTAGTTGTTTCGCAATTGCCAAAATATGCATGAGTTTTTCAAAATGCGAAGTTAATTCAAAAGTATTCTATCTTTTTGTTTAATATGATATATTCTTCTAGGAATTTGATAACGAATTTTGCTCATTTCAGTAGAAGTATGTCCACAGAGTTTGTTATTTGTTTGATCTCGTGGAATGGCCAATGTTAAAAAACTTACAAATACCATGACATATATGAGTGGTGAATTGAAGTTGCTCAGGGTTTCAACAAAAATCAAGTTGGAGAGATTGAAAGAGAGAATTTACACTTCTATAGGTGTTGATTCAACCTTATTTGACCTACATATGCCCATGCAAGCAAAAGACGATCCAAACAATGCTCTTGGCAAAGTAGTATCTATTGTTGAATGACGTATGATGCTTTCTAGAGTATTGTTGGAAGAATCCGACCTATGTGATCTCACTATATGTTGAATTGATACCCAAACAATAAATGCTAAAACACCATGAGGTTGCAAGGGGGAGAATGTTGAGACGAGTAACCCCATGCAAGACAATACATGTCCAAACCTTGTGTTAGATCAATCAAGTTGTGATCCATTTGTTGATGGAATGACTCATGAAGATATTTGGGGTACTGTTAACCTTGATCATGATGATGTTGAAGAATAATTTGTCCATAAAACACAAACTTATGGTAAAGGTTTTCCCGAAACAAATGCACGAGTTGACCATGTCCTATCAAGTATCAATGAGACAGATGataaagatagaaaaataaggAGGACTTGTCTATTTCGGTGGCTTCTAGAGGTCCATGATGCACCCGTGATTCTTATTATATCTAATGCATCAACATGTGTGATCGATTTAAAGGTGCATATATATTCTTAAACAAACAAGAGTTTTAAGATGCACTTTAGAGACATGCAATTCAAGAAAAGTACGAATGGAAGGTCTACAAATACAGCAAGTCTTTGCTTGAAATTAAATGTACACACGATATATGTAAGTGGTCGGCTAGAGGTATTATGATATAGAATTATGAGATGTTTAGGCTTCAATGGATAGGATGGACCAACACACTCGTCCCGGAGATCAAATATTACCACATCACAACAGGCGGGAAAACATGTTGCAGTCTTACTACTAACAAATAAGTTTGATCAGGATGATAAGGTGTATCGACCAAATGACATTTTTTTGGTTTTGGAAAAAAATCACATAATTAACTTCTCTTacatgcaagcttggagagaaaaaaaattgggtGTTAGAAGCTCAATGTCAGGCAGACACGCTGCATCAAGTTATATTGGTGATGTCGAgaattttgtcaaaatatcaGAAAGATACAAGAGCATTGATTATTTGGTGTTTCCAAATGCGATACATGGATGTTGTTGTCAACATCTAAAAATGAATATGAAGACCAAAGGTCGATCTATTAAGAAGATAATAAAACAGTATTAGTGAGCTACTAAAGCTTATCGCATCTTCAATATTGAAGAGGCATTTTTGAAACTTCGAGAAATACATGCCCTCTACATTGTAGAGGAAGATGTGATAAAAAATGGTCATACGCACACTTTTCTACTCATCGATACAACACAATAACCATAAATGTAGTTGTATCATTCAACGCACTCACAGTTGATGGTAGACGTTTACCTATTACAATGTTGATGTAATAGCTTTAAAAAAATGTCGATAGAGTACATAAGAGCAATCGTTCAAAAATGGTTTTACGAGCACATCAGGCTATAAATCTAACCACGTCTGTAAGATTTGTTCAATCTAACCCCATGTTTTAACATAATATATTTGGTTTTCAGGAGAACAAAAATCCCATTTGACAGAATGGGCTGGAGTAATGACGATAAGGCACGTACATAAAGTAGTTACTTGTTCGTTTCACGGAATTGACAATCACACATTTGAGATTCGTGATTAGAATAAAGAGGGAATTGTCAGTTTAGAAGCAAGAATATGCACATGTAGGAAATGGAAACTACCCAGGTTTCCATGTAGACATGTATGCAGAGCTACTTCTAAGTTTGGGTTAACTAATGCATATCAGTGGGTAGATAATTACTACAAAATGAAACACTTAAATTGGCTTATGCTAAGTCTTTATATCCAGTTGGCCACTGATTTGAATGGAAGATCTGTGAAAACCCTAAGAAAGTTCTCCCCTTATAACTGGAAGACCGTCTTCCAGTCGATCGAGAAGTCAAAATAGAAGACCATCTCAAGGTGAAGATATAGTTCCCAAAAGATGTAGCAGGTGCGGGCTTGCTCGACATAATCGATTGAATTGTCATTGCCCAGTATCGAATACATCATGACCTCCAAGTGAAATCTCAAGTTCTTCAAACTTTAAGGCATCATGTCATGgattaagggggcgtttggttcggggtctttaggaataGGAATGGAAATGAGAGGGtatcattccctttgttcttgtttgtttaaaaaaaaactcattccctttacccattttagcTTATGGgattaccccactttaggttaagtcATTACCCCAAGTCCtatagggaattggattccctttaccccattccctttcctaaacatatccaaacacataagGGAATTAATGCctattcctttcctttcctttagttttcctttcttgattccttttcccttacccattgtgaaccaaacgccccctaaatgtataatttcactcaatttcactcAACTTCATAAAGTAATATGGATTCAATGTAATTATTCATTCAATTTCACTCAAGTGGGGGATACACCGTTAGTGTCCTATAGaagatttatttttcatttaaatAATTTAGGACCTAGCTAGTAAAATTGCAATTTGTATTTAACGATTGTGAAGTAACTCTAGGGTTTTGTGCTTAGGAATTGCCAAAATGTGAAGATTACTTcgcatttttatataaattgcgACCTAGTTGATAAATTTGTGATTCGCATTTAACAATTGTGGAAACTCAAATGCAAATTGACTTTGCAAAATTGCGAATATTGTGTGGAGTTTCAGTCAAAATGCACTCAATTTCATAATATAAGCACTAAATTTCACTCAATTGCATATGTAATATGgattaaatgtaaaaatttcactcaatttcccTTCATTTCATAATATAAACACACTAAATTTCATAATGTAATATAGATTAAATGTATAAGACGCAATGTAATGTCATAATATTATATACatcataataaataaaaatgtacatATAATATCAGTAATCCAAAAGGGTCTCATGAAACAACTCAATAACTACATTGGATGTAAAATAAATACCATCTGCTCGGTGAAGTCAAACTGATAGCCTTCAGACAAATGTTGTGCAAAAATACAAGTGAAGACTCCACAATCATTAGATTCTAACTCCTGATGTGGAACCCTAGATACCCTAGTCCACtgctgttgaaacacaattttcaTAGAGTTTTTGAGTCTGACAAAAATAACAATTACGAAATTAGATCcccaaaatatttaatataaatattgaattaaattgatttttatgctaatgtgtttgttaagtGTTAATCATAAGTTTAGCATAAATGGAAGACAACTTAAAAAGGccttaaaagaattaaaggccCAAGCTCAATTCAAGCCCAGAATCTGGAAGCCCGTAAGACAAAAGCAAAGCCCAAGAAGGTGTTGACATCATGTCAACATCAAGGCGTTCCCAAATAGGCATAAAGGACATATGCCAGAAGCCCTGTCCCCCAATGTCTCtcttttttttaccaaaaatggAAAGATTGTAGACTGTAAGTCTGCCACACCAGAGTCAAAAGAACGCGCGGCTCAAGAGATAGAAGCCATACTTCAAGTGAAAAGCTAGAGCAAAATCGTAATACACATTCATATTCATACTTGTGTAAATCCAATAGAGAGATAGTACTTCAACTGTGTTCTATATTCAGAACCAAATTTCTATTGTAAATCAGAAGCTCTATTATTGCTTCGCTTATAAGCGAATAACTAGAGATGATAGATAGTTGAGTGTGATTGTAAATGAAAATACTTTATAGAAACTCTGTCTTtgtaaaggtttgtgctctacctgttAAAGAGTTCAtcagtggattaaagctcagaagacggtATTTTGAGAACTGGACGTAGACAGGATGCCGAACTAGTATTAATCAACTGTGTAACTCATTTTTTAACTTTGCATTTATTTACTTCTGATGTTGCCTGATCTAATTATTAATCTCATACATAAGCTCTGAACTAAGTGCGCTATTAATTATCATCACACTTAAGAGTACACAGAAGCTCCGCTGAGCAACTATCCTCTAAGAGCAtaaatcagaatcagaatcaaacTCAGTAGACTGAACTTACCTCTGATTCCAAACTTTGCCTTTGTGCTTGCTATTGAactaaaatgataaatttattaaaatgttaaaattaaCCAATAGTTCCATCCCCCCCCTATTTGGAACTAATCTAACCTCACAAGGGGACCAACAACTGCAAGGTCAGAATAATATATGCACCCGAGTCATTGAAGTATCTGTCCTGTTTCATAATCCTCATAATGGAAACCAGGAAAGGCGTCAAGAAAGTTCCTAGCTTGTCATCAAAATAATATGTGTGGAAGCTATCGTGTATGCTGAGAGGTATCTCCACCAAATTGAGTTCACCAAATATCCAATGCTCATAATTGATGTTGAATGGATACCCTCCTAACCTCCCTCCACGATCTCAAATAAGCTTCTGACATGGATCCCTCGACTACATCAATATACATTGATTGATGCGTATATCCTAGAGCCATACATTCATCCTGATGGTACAAATACATTTAGCTTAACCATCCTGTTAACCCAGCATCAATCACCGCTCAATCCGAGCAATTGTCTTTTCTATCATATTGATGATGcctcaacaaaaaaaaaggatcgATGTACTAATACAcccaaataaaatatataaacaattatTCAAATTATAGGCTTATTAATCAACTAACATTGAAAGTGACTACATACCGCTCTCTCAAGGCATTTAGATCTAGTATCTAGGAGATTGAACCATTTAACATAGACTATAGTAGCTTTCCTTTTGCAGTGTGAATTAATGTTAGCAGTCAATTGTTAATATTTTTATCGGTTATCCTAGTTTACATTTTTACCTCTTGtataaatatttataactaGGTACGCAGTTTATTATTGTATTTggctctcttttttttttttttttttgaaagaatagaCTTTATTAACCAATATCAGAAACAAGAACATCAGTAAGAAACGGAGGCGACGTTTGTCACTCTCCCTGCACAGACACAAATACGACTGCTCTAGCAAGTGCGTGGACAGCCCTATTCGCTGAGCGTTTTACAAATGAAATAGAACAATCAACTAAATTATGTAACAAATGAATACAATCACGAATCAAACTCGAACAATATGACAGATCATAAGCCGGATGGGTAATAGCTTGAACAGCTAATAAGCAATTAGACTGAATTTGCACGTTTTCGAATACGTTCGCCTTGAGCCAACTTAACGCCTCCCTTATTGACATAATCTCCGCTGTTAACGGATCAAAACTAAGCGTTCTTTGGAAGGTGCTCATGAGCATCTTGTTTTCTATCAagttcttattttctttttccctaAATCAATGCAAGCAATCTAATTTGTTCATTGTTTTTTGTTCATTGTTTTCTTCTCATTTTATAAATGGGGATTCCCCATCTAGACAGGGACGGGGCAAGCAGTCCCCTCCCCTCTTCGCGCCATTTGCAATCCTAGCGCCTCCCCTACTCCGCTCCTGACTTGCTTAAAATGAATTCACTAAATGTTAACAAACCCAAAAGCAGTTTCAAGAACCCAGAGAGGATTACAATTTTTAAGTGTTAATGGATTCAAAACAATTATTGGTTACTGATAGAAAATAAGAATGCTTCTACATCCACAAGAACAAGATGCCTAACCTAGCAGATCTTCCCATTTTGCTGCAACTATTAGACCAATGTTTGTGTAGTCACTTCTGTTTCAACTTCTTTCTTTTTGCCTTTTCGTTTATCACTACCACCTTGTTGTTGCTGCTCAGTCTTTTTCTGAGCTCGCATTAAAGCTCGTCTCGCACGTGGCCGCAGTTCCCTTACTGCTCTAGGAGGCATTACATATGGCTCAAGAGGCCTATCACCAAAAGGGTGCTCATTACCAGCAAAAATCCTCAGTTTCCGATCTCGATCCTACAtccataataattaataaatcaatgcAATACTATGAGAAAATGTAAATtctcaaattccaaactatctACTTGAAATTCATAAGATAGTGAACGTTGGCAAGACAAATGAACTTCCAAGATTTATAACTCTATAGCTTGAAGAAAAGGCAGTTCACAGACTCACAACTAAAAGGATTAAAAATATCATACCAACtattttttcaataaatttgGAATACCATAAAAAAGATTCTTGACCTATTTGCCcatttcaataaaaatatagGAAATCTGACTCTACTAGTACAATTCTTTTGTCAAAAGCTCTTAACAGGCTTCTGTTCTgttgtattttatatttttcacgCCTAAAGCAACAAAGTTAACCTTTCAAAGGTAAGGTGATGCTAGCTAGTAGCTCCAACAACAGAAAAGTGAATCAATTTAATCTTTTATCCCTTCCATGCCAAGTTGCCTTTGGGAGTTCTTCTAAACTAGGATAAACAAACCTAACTATTGTTTGCAATCTTAAGTGTGTTCCAGAGTAGTCTGCTATATATGAAACCTGAACTACATTCTCATCGAGTTTGGCATACCTTGCCAAAATAGGTACTAATTTGGCTCAGATATGGTAAGATCAGGTTGGATATGCATATTAAAATCAATGTACTCCAGCAGCAAAACCATTTCTATAGAATCCAAAAATGAGAAGTAATATTTCAAATAAGATAAAACACACGCACATCACGTAATTTGTTTCTAGGAAGCATGCGTAGAACAGCTTTGCGAATGACTTCTGTAGGGTCTTTAGCCATCTGATCTTTTAAAGTCCTTTGCTTGAGATGCCCTATATACCTACAAGAAACAGATAATTCCATATCAAGACACGACTTATCGCCAAGCATTGATATTGAGCCATCGACTTCCACCATTTGTAAAAATCATATTCAGCTTATCTTCTTAAACAGAAGCAACTGTCTATTTCCTTTGAGATATAACAGCTTTGCTTGATCCAGATGAAAACTATGCGTATTTAGTTTAGATATCAGAAGTAGTCCACAAAAtgtaattattattttcttatatCTATATAACACAACAATAATGCTTCATGGTTAGAAAGTGAAAAAGAAAAGGTGATACTTACCCAGTATGCCAGTGGTAGACCTTATCAGTCATTTTTCGCCCTGTAACACATATATCTTTGGCATTCAGCACAATGCACATATCCCCATCATCGCGATATGGAGCATAAGTGGGCTTATCCTTGCCCTGAATTACTGTCGATATTTGCGATGCTAATCTTCCAAGTACCTGCAAAAAAATAGACAATTGTAGAACGAACTTCAGAGCAACAGAACTTAAATCATGTCACTGCTGATTTGTTCTatcaagaaaagaaaataaacagaaGTAGACTAAAAAAATCTAACTAGTTCAGCAAACTATCCACCTTTGTTCCACAAAAAAAAGTAATTCAAGTTGGATTTTCATTTCCCAAAATGGGAGTAGAAAGTCAACAATCATTAATAACAGTCAAAAGCAGAAGATTACTTCATAGTATTTTTTTCCACTATAATTGGTTAGTATAGTGAAATTCTTGTGTTACTAATCTATAAAACCTCACAATAATAAATGGATAGCAGAAGGTATCCCACCTGGCCTTTGGCATCAAATACTCTCCATCTCAAACCTTCCAGATTGATGCGTCGGATCCCAGCAAGAGCTCTCTGCAGGCATATGAGCAGAAAGTTTAGAATTGGTTGGAAGCTATGTTAACTTCTGACTATAGTTATAAAGTCATAATCAACAGTTGTACTATGTGATCATCATAATTTGAAGCCAATGAATACCATATTGAGCACAAACTCTTTGCACATCATCCTAACAAAGTGATATACAACTATTAGGCCTCTTTGCACATCATCCTAAAACTCATACAATAGCCATGTCAGGAAGCAGTAAGCATTGGTCTCTGACAAGTATGAAAATATCTACATATCTTTTGATCTTCAGTCTTGGCCACTAAAAAGCACCAGGTCAATCTTATTTACTATAACAGTTTttaaataataagaaattaaCTTCACTGCTTGAAAATTTCAAACAAGTCAAGCAGTGAAACATATGAACAATGCAGCTCCAtgtggaaaataaaaatgaccTGAGTGAAGCTTTCGGAAAATGTaatcaaaatttatattttttttttgttgttgtcatTGCTTGATACAATAGTCACTACAAGGGGAAATGAAACCTTGTTCTCTATACCGTCATATATCTATCTCACCATATAAATACGTGTGCCATTCAATCAATTTCACAAACACCTAACATGCTAGAAATGAAGATCCAATTACAAATCAAGCTACTGAAAGTATTTAATCTGCTATATACGAGCGAGAAGAAATAATATGCAGAAAAATGAGCGGTAGATGATCTACAAAATCGAATTACCTTTATGTTGCCATTAAAAGAACTAGCTGCTTGGCTTGCCATGTCTCGGTGTATAAATTTTTTCGTTTCTCACCCACAAGTTATCCAACTGCGCAAGCAGTATGAACCCGATTTAACAAATTTCATAGACACAAAAACattgaatttatttaattaactaaaGGGTTTTATCATACCTTGCATAGCAATATAGCAGTAGGGTTTTGTCTGAAGACGGAAGCGATAACAGAGAAACAACTCTGGAGTCGGGGTTTAGGCTAACGGGCTTAGCTAGCAGAGTGAAAACGGAATAAGAGAAAAAAAGGATCAGAAAGAAACTAAGAAGAGAAGCCTAAAAAACAAGTGAAATCGCACAAAGAGAGTGAAGGGAGACGACATACGCATACTCCG
The sequence above is drawn from the Euphorbia lathyris chromosome 6, ddEupLath1.1, whole genome shotgun sequence genome and encodes:
- the LOC136234248 gene encoding uncharacterized protein, which gives rise to MASQAASSFNGNIKRALAGIRRINLEGLRWRVFDAKGQVLGRLASQISTVIQGKDKPTYAPYRDDGDMCIVLNAKDICVTGRKMTDKVYHWHTGYIGHLKQRTLKDQMAKDPTEVIRKAVLRMLPRNKLRDDRDRKLRIFAGNEHPFGDRPLEPYVMPPRAVRELRPRARRALMRAQKKTEQQQQGGSDKRKGKKKEVETEVTTQTLV